A portion of the Micromonospora vinacea genome contains these proteins:
- a CDS encoding bifunctional polysaccharide deacetylase/glycosyltransferase family 2 protein — translation MMARHVARRDPRAHWLLLLLGLLLLLAALTVNGLLSGLAGGSGNATARPASDVPAAVGSGGPVLRLDRAEPVSRALPDRTIALTFDDGPDPRWTPQVLDVLRRHGAHATFFVVGARVNEHPELLRRILAEGHEIGSHTFTHADLAEVSPWRRDLELSLTRKAVASATGREVTLLRPPFSSVPTALTGSEYAALRAAASAGHVAVLTDLDTKDWQRPGTDQIVRAATPKRGQGAVVLMHDGGGDRAQTLAALDRLLPALGDQGYRFTTVSAGIDASPSMVEAGTGARLSGTALRWTQTGARWSAEVMNFLLATALVLGVARLAVQVLCAQRHVRRVRRPRRDRPEVRVPVSVIVPAYNEAANIAATVRSLMASAYPALEVIVVDDGSDDGTADIVERMRLRGVRVIRQANAGKPAALNTGIRAARANLLVLVDGDTVFQPDTVHRLVQGFADPSVGAISGNTKVANRRRLLGRWQHLEYVIGFNLDRRMYDVLECMPTIPGAIGAFRREVLLRVGGVPSDTLAEDTDLTMKVLRAGWRVVYEESAIAWTEAPSSLRQLWRQRYRWCYGTMQAMWKHRHALRESGAGGKLGRRGLPYLTVFQIVLPLTAPAVDVFAVYGLLFLPWSTLALAWAGLLLLQAATAAYALRLDRERYGPLWALPFQQLVYRQLMYLVVVQSVVTALVGNRLRWQRMVRTGEAAALVGAGRG, via the coding sequence ATGATGGCGAGACACGTCGCCCGGCGAGACCCCCGTGCGCACTGGCTGCTGCTCCTGCTCGGGCTGCTCCTGCTGCTCGCGGCGCTCACCGTCAACGGCCTGCTGAGTGGTCTCGCGGGCGGCTCGGGAAACGCCACCGCACGGCCCGCGTCGGACGTGCCGGCCGCCGTCGGCTCGGGTGGCCCGGTGCTCCGGCTGGATCGTGCGGAACCGGTCAGCCGGGCGCTGCCGGACCGCACCATCGCACTGACCTTCGACGACGGGCCGGACCCGCGCTGGACGCCACAGGTCCTCGACGTGTTGCGACGGCACGGCGCGCACGCCACCTTCTTCGTGGTGGGAGCCCGGGTCAACGAACACCCCGAACTGCTCCGGCGGATCCTCGCCGAGGGGCACGAGATCGGGTCGCACACGTTCACCCACGCCGACCTCGCCGAGGTGTCGCCGTGGCGGCGTGACCTCGAACTGTCGCTGACCCGCAAGGCGGTCGCGTCGGCCACCGGCCGGGAAGTGACACTGCTCCGGCCGCCGTTCTCCTCGGTGCCGACGGCGCTGACCGGGTCCGAGTACGCCGCGTTGCGCGCCGCCGCCAGTGCCGGGCACGTCGCGGTGCTCACCGACCTGGACACCAAGGACTGGCAACGCCCCGGCACCGACCAGATCGTGCGGGCCGCCACCCCGAAGCGGGGCCAGGGGGCTGTGGTGCTGATGCACGACGGCGGCGGTGACCGGGCACAGACGCTCGCCGCCCTGGACCGCCTGCTGCCGGCGCTCGGCGATCAGGGCTACCGGTTCACCACCGTCTCCGCCGGCATCGACGCCTCGCCGTCGATGGTTGAGGCGGGCACCGGTGCCCGGCTGAGCGGAACCGCACTGCGCTGGACCCAGACCGGTGCCCGCTGGTCCGCCGAGGTGATGAACTTCCTGCTCGCCACCGCACTCGTGCTCGGGGTGGCGCGTCTGGCCGTGCAGGTGCTCTGCGCCCAGCGGCACGTGCGCCGGGTCCGCCGACCCCGCCGGGACCGTCCTGAGGTGCGGGTACCGGTGTCGGTGATCGTGCCCGCCTACAACGAGGCCGCGAACATCGCCGCCACTGTTCGTTCCCTAATGGCCAGCGCGTACCCGGCGTTGGAGGTGATCGTGGTGGACGACGGGTCGGACGACGGCACCGCCGACATCGTGGAGCGGATGCGACTGCGCGGGGTGCGCGTGATCCGGCAGGCCAACGCCGGCAAGCCGGCGGCGCTGAACACCGGCATCAGGGCGGCCCGGGCGAACCTGTTGGTGCTGGTCGACGGCGACACCGTCTTCCAGCCGGACACGGTGCACCGCCTGGTGCAGGGCTTCGCCGACCCGTCGGTGGGCGCGATCAGCGGCAACACCAAGGTCGCCAACCGGCGTCGGCTGCTCGGTCGCTGGCAGCACCTGGAGTACGTGATCGGCTTCAACCTCGACCGACGGATGTACGACGTGCTGGAGTGCATGCCGACCATCCCCGGCGCGATCGGCGCGTTCCGCCGCGAGGTGCTGCTGCGGGTGGGAGGGGTGCCGTCGGACACGCTGGCCGAGGACACGGACCTCACCATGAAGGTGCTCCGGGCCGGCTGGCGGGTCGTCTACGAGGAGTCGGCCATCGCCTGGACCGAAGCCCCGTCGTCGTTGCGCCAACTCTGGCGGCAGCGCTACCGCTGGTGCTACGGCACCATGCAGGCGATGTGGAAACATCGGCACGCGCTGCGCGAGTCGGGTGCCGGAGGCAAACTGGGCCGGCGTGGCCTGCCGTACCTCACGGTGTTCCAGATCGTGTTGCCGCTCACCGCGCCGGCGGTCGACGTGTTCGCCGTGTACGGCCTGCTCTTCCTGCCCTGGTCGACCCTCGCCCTGGCCTGGGCGGGACTGCTGCTGCTCCAAGCGGCCACCGCCGCGTACGCGCTGCGACTGGACCGGGAACGGTACGGCCCGCTGTGGGCGCTGCCGTTCCAGCAGCTGGTCTACCGGCAGCTCATGTACCTGGTGGTGGTGCAGTCGGTGGTCACCGCGTTGGTCGGTAACCGGCTGCGCTGGCAGCGGATGGTGCGGACCGGTGAGGCGGCGGCGTTGGTGGGGGCCGGCCGGGGCTGA
- a CDS encoding S9 family peptidase, which yields MTTETAPPAAKRVPSERTHHGDTVVDEYAWLAAKDDPETIAYLTAENEYTDARTAHLADLRADLFEETRRRTQETDLSVPTRKGGHWYYTRTVEGQQYGVQCRRAVRDGETDPPVSADGAPLDGEEVLLDGNLLAEGHDFFSLGAFDVSPDGRWLAYSTDFSGDERFTLRVKDLTTGELLPDEVPDTFYGTAWSADASVLFYVTVDDAWRPNRVWRHTVGSAAADDVVVHQEDDERFWVGVELTRSEKFILIDVHSKVTSEVLVIPAGNPTGAPAVIAPRRQGVEYTVEHHGHRFLILHNDGAEDFALAFTSADVPGDWVPLIEHTPGTRLEAVDAFANHLVVSLRTDGLTGLRVLPVGSDDGYDIDFPEPLYSVGLDANPEYRTGQVRLRYSSLITPDSVYDYDLVTRQMVLLKQKPVLPGPDGRPYDPAEYEQFRDWALADDGTRVPISLVCRVGTPRDGSAPCELYGYGSYEASMDPWFSVARLSLLDRGVVFAVAHIRGGGELGRRWYDQGKLLAKKNTFTDFVACARHLVKAGWTASDRLVARGASAGGLLMGAVANLAPDAFTGIVAQVPFVDALTSILDPSLPLTVTEWEEWGNPLDDPEVYAYMKSYTPYENVAAVDYPAILAVTSLNDTRVLYSEPAKWIARLRAVAPAGDYLLKTEMGAGHGGPSGRYDSWREEAFINAWILDRIGRA from the coding sequence GTGACCACCGAGACTGCCCCGCCCGCGGCGAAGCGGGTGCCCAGCGAGCGCACCCACCACGGCGACACCGTCGTCGACGAGTACGCCTGGCTCGCCGCCAAGGACGACCCGGAGACGATCGCCTACCTGACCGCCGAGAACGAGTACACCGACGCGCGCACCGCCCACCTGGCCGACCTGCGCGCCGACCTGTTCGAGGAGACTCGCCGACGCACCCAGGAGACCGACCTGTCCGTGCCGACCCGCAAGGGCGGGCACTGGTACTACACCCGGACGGTCGAGGGGCAACAGTACGGAGTGCAGTGCCGCCGGGCGGTCCGCGACGGTGAGACCGACCCGCCGGTCAGTGCAGACGGCGCCCCGCTCGACGGCGAGGAGGTGCTGCTCGACGGCAACCTGCTGGCCGAGGGGCACGACTTCTTCTCGCTCGGCGCGTTCGACGTCAGCCCGGACGGTCGCTGGCTGGCCTACTCCACCGACTTCTCCGGCGACGAGCGGTTCACCCTGCGGGTGAAGGACCTGACCACCGGCGAGTTGCTGCCCGACGAGGTGCCGGACACGTTCTACGGCACCGCCTGGTCGGCCGACGCGTCGGTGCTGTTCTACGTGACGGTGGACGACGCCTGGCGGCCGAACCGGGTCTGGCGGCACACCGTCGGCTCCGCCGCCGCCGACGACGTGGTGGTCCACCAGGAGGACGACGAGCGGTTCTGGGTGGGGGTGGAGCTCACCCGGTCGGAGAAGTTCATCCTCATCGACGTGCACAGCAAGGTGACGAGCGAGGTGCTGGTGATCCCCGCCGGCAACCCGACCGGCGCGCCGGCCGTGATCGCACCCCGCCGGCAGGGCGTGGAATACACGGTCGAGCACCACGGCCACCGCTTCCTGATCCTGCACAACGACGGCGCGGAGGACTTCGCGCTGGCGTTCACCTCGGCGGACGTACCGGGCGACTGGGTGCCGCTGATCGAGCACACCCCCGGCACCCGGCTGGAGGCGGTCGATGCCTTCGCCAACCACCTGGTGGTGTCGCTGCGCACCGACGGGCTCACCGGGCTGCGGGTGCTGCCGGTGGGCAGTGACGACGGGTACGACATCGACTTCCCCGAGCCGCTGTACAGCGTCGGGTTGGACGCCAACCCGGAGTACCGCACCGGTCAGGTCCGGCTGCGCTACTCCTCGCTGATCACCCCCGACTCGGTGTACGACTACGACCTGGTCACCCGGCAGATGGTGCTGCTCAAGCAGAAGCCGGTGCTGCCCGGGCCGGACGGGCGACCGTACGACCCGGCCGAGTACGAGCAGTTCCGCGACTGGGCGCTCGCCGACGACGGCACCCGGGTGCCGATCTCGCTGGTCTGCCGTGTCGGCACCCCCCGGGACGGGTCGGCGCCCTGCGAGCTGTACGGCTACGGCTCGTACGAGGCCAGCATGGACCCGTGGTTCTCGGTGGCCCGACTGTCCCTGCTGGACCGGGGCGTGGTCTTCGCCGTGGCGCACATCCGGGGCGGCGGTGAGCTGGGCCGACGGTGGTACGACCAGGGCAAGCTGCTGGCCAAGAAGAACACCTTCACCGACTTCGTGGCGTGCGCCAGGCACCTCGTCAAGGCGGGCTGGACGGCCAGCGACCGGCTGGTCGCCCGGGGCGCCTCGGCCGGTGGCCTGCTGATGGGCGCGGTGGCCAACCTCGCGCCGGACGCGTTCACCGGGATCGTGGCGCAGGTGCCGTTCGTGGACGCGCTCACGTCGATCCTCGACCCGTCGCTGCCGCTGACGGTCACCGAATGGGAGGAGTGGGGCAACCCCCTCGACGACCCCGAGGTGTACGCGTACATGAAGTCCTACACGCCGTACGAGAACGTGGCTGCCGTGGACTACCCCGCGATCCTCGCGGTGACCAGCCTCAACGACACCCGGGTGCTCTACTCGGAGCCGGCGAAGTGGATCGCCCGGCTGCGGGCTGTCGCCCCGGCCGGCGACTACCTGCTGAAGACCGAGATGGGCGCCGGGCACGGCGGCCCGAGCGGTCGCTACGACTCGTGGCGCGAGGAGGCGTTCATCAACGCCTGGATCCTGGACCGCATCGGCCGGGCCTGA
- a CDS encoding FAD-binding oxidoreductase — translation MAAAASSLGRSGALEITRRLAAICGPPFSRLAGPADEVAGRPARWVAVPGGPHAAAEVLRLAAKHDLTVVPRGAGTKIDWGATPVQVDILLDTGRLAGIGHDPVDSLVTDVGAGTPLRAVQATLERTGQRLAMDAPSPGATLGGVLAAGEAGPLRHRHGSPCDQLLGVRYLAADGELISVGGGAPGLDLARLLCGSQGALGVLVSASLRVQPVPASRLWVSRPVWTPLEVHDLIRTILAARLEPSAIELDLPGGTPRPRTPYPPGHPSATARERHPSMSGRAGAPSRAGSLVVLLEGGPADVTERAERLVGLLHGEATIAHSAPTWWRRYPFAPGDTALRLEVPIGDLHAAVYALRDAAGAPVPVRGSAGLGVVHAALPGALPADRVASILAAVRGVLLARQGRCVVVSAPAAVRQAVDLWGELAGLAQLRAAKRHLDPEHRLAPGRLPGGL, via the coding sequence ATGGCGGCAGCAGCGAGTTCCCTCGGCCGGTCCGGAGCCCTCGAGATCACCCGGCGGTTGGCGGCGATCTGCGGTCCACCCTTCTCCCGGCTGGCCGGGCCCGCCGACGAGGTGGCGGGCCGGCCGGCCCGCTGGGTGGCCGTTCCGGGCGGCCCGCACGCCGCCGCCGAGGTGCTGCGGTTGGCCGCCAAGCACGACCTGACGGTGGTGCCCCGAGGCGCGGGCACGAAGATCGACTGGGGTGCCACGCCGGTCCAGGTCGACATCCTGCTCGACACCGGCCGGCTGGCCGGCATCGGTCACGATCCGGTCGACTCGCTGGTGACCGACGTGGGGGCCGGCACTCCGCTGCGGGCGGTGCAGGCCACCCTGGAGCGCACCGGGCAGCGGCTCGCCATGGACGCCCCGTCACCCGGCGCGACCCTTGGCGGTGTTCTCGCCGCCGGCGAGGCCGGCCCGCTGCGTCACCGCCACGGCAGCCCCTGCGACCAGTTGCTCGGTGTGCGTTACCTGGCCGCCGACGGCGAGCTGATCAGCGTCGGCGGTGGCGCCCCCGGGCTCGACCTGGCCCGCCTGCTCTGCGGCTCACAGGGCGCGCTCGGTGTGCTGGTCTCGGCGAGCCTGCGGGTGCAGCCGGTGCCGGCCAGCAGGCTCTGGGTGTCCCGCCCGGTGTGGACGCCGCTGGAGGTGCACGACCTGATCCGGACGATCCTCGCCGCCCGGCTGGAGCCGTCGGCCATCGAGCTGGACCTGCCCGGAGGCACCCCCCGCCCCCGTACGCCGTACCCGCCCGGCCACCCGTCGGCCACCGCTCGGGAGCGCCATCCGTCGATGTCCGGCCGGGCCGGTGCCCCGTCCCGGGCCGGCAGCCTGGTGGTGCTGCTGGAAGGCGGCCCGGCCGACGTCACCGAGCGTGCCGAGCGGCTGGTCGGCCTGCTGCACGGTGAGGCGACGATCGCCCACTCCGCGCCGACGTGGTGGCGCCGCTACCCGTTCGCGCCCGGTGACACGGCGCTGCGCCTGGAAGTGCCGATCGGCGACCTGCACGCGGCCGTCTACGCGCTCCGCGACGCGGCCGGCGCGCCGGTGCCGGTGCGCGGGTCCGCCGGGCTGGGCGTGGTGCACGCGGCGTTGCCCGGGGCGCTGCCAGCCGACCGGGTGGCGTCCATCCTGGCCGCCGTCCGAGGGGTGCTGCTGGCCCGGCAGGGCCGCTGCGTGGTGGTCTCCGCTCCGGCGGCGGTCCGCCAGGCGGTCGACCTCTGGGGTGAGCTGGCCGGCCTGGCCCAGTTGCGGGCCGCGAAGCGGCACCTGGATCCGGAGCACCGGCTCGCACCCGGACGGCTCCCCGGCGGCCTGTGA
- a CDS encoding SpoIIE family protein phosphatase, with protein sequence MSAEAGAATAGARDGAVRRVRLPADRRTPAAARAVVRSVLTESHLDELANEALLLTTELTTNAVEHARTELDIEVVADEIGLTVTVSDFAPGSGDELTVGDRNDSTEINEVSVRGRGLLLVDHFASRWGTTYLPTGKGVWFRLDRPGADPPTGGTVGESTPANAGPRTSTDGSAPSASAMSELMQTAPDLYGDDPLPDFATSLLSRVAEMVGAAGGTIRLDRGDGQGSQVLARFGRPARPGSDLLRVPLTVHRPYAGELELDAAPSAYAQPLAVLTAERLSLHLENDRLRRADVRRQVWLTFLAEASELLAQSLDVDLTMALVPQLVVPRLGQWCAVHTTDEWGRLRLAAASHADESMLPQLHKVLAETGPDSISARLREASRSAAQIPLGGPMEGFAVPLIARGQRLGTLAVGRHQRHRHDPDEVAVLEDVARRAALAIENARIHAERRRVAQTLQQSLLPPVLPLVDGIGFAAEYVPTGDDAEVGGDFYDVVPLPDGRWLVVIGDVSGKGVQAAAVTGLVRDVIRVLVGDGKPLPEALARLNETLVERGGGRYCTLALAAVGPGEGDQLDVSLHLAGHDRPVLLAAAGGAGFVGTGGTALGLLDTITSPTAEITLGPGDSLIFYTDGVTERRRGRELFGTDRLRDAAAPLAGYSADVVAARLRAAAINFSVEPPRDDIAVLVLRNDAT encoded by the coding sequence GTGTCAGCCGAGGCGGGGGCCGCGACGGCCGGGGCCCGGGACGGGGCCGTCCGGCGTGTCCGGCTGCCCGCCGACCGCCGCACGCCGGCCGCCGCCCGCGCCGTGGTCCGATCGGTGTTGACCGAGTCACACCTGGACGAACTGGCCAACGAGGCGCTGCTGCTGACCACCGAGCTGACCACGAACGCCGTCGAACACGCCCGTACCGAACTGGACATCGAGGTCGTCGCGGACGAGATCGGGCTGACCGTCACCGTCTCCGACTTCGCCCCCGGCTCCGGCGACGAGCTGACCGTCGGCGACCGCAACGACTCCACCGAGATCAACGAGGTCTCCGTGCGGGGCCGGGGCCTGCTGCTGGTCGACCACTTCGCCAGCCGCTGGGGCACCACGTACCTGCCCACCGGCAAGGGCGTCTGGTTCCGGCTGGACCGCCCCGGCGCCGACCCGCCCACCGGGGGCACCGTCGGCGAGTCGACACCGGCCAACGCCGGCCCGCGGACCAGCACCGACGGCTCCGCGCCGAGCGCCAGCGCGATGAGCGAACTCATGCAGACCGCCCCCGACCTGTACGGGGACGACCCGCTGCCCGACTTCGCCACCAGCCTGCTCAGCCGGGTTGCCGAGATGGTGGGCGCAGCCGGCGGCACCATCCGGCTGGACCGCGGCGACGGGCAGGGCAGCCAGGTGCTGGCCCGCTTCGGTCGACCGGCCCGCCCCGGCAGCGATCTGCTCCGGGTGCCACTGACGGTGCACCGCCCGTACGCCGGGGAGCTGGAGTTGGACGCCGCGCCGTCGGCGTACGCCCAACCGTTGGCGGTGCTCACCGCCGAGCGGCTGTCGCTGCACCTGGAAAACGACAGGCTGCGCCGGGCCGACGTCCGCCGGCAGGTGTGGCTGACGTTCCTGGCCGAGGCGAGCGAACTGCTGGCCCAGTCGTTGGACGTCGACCTGACCATGGCGCTGGTGCCCCAGTTGGTGGTGCCGCGACTCGGTCAGTGGTGCGCGGTGCACACCACCGACGAGTGGGGCCGGCTCCGGTTGGCGGCGGCCAGCCACGCCGACGAGTCGATGCTTCCGCAGCTGCACAAGGTGCTGGCGGAGACCGGGCCGGATTCGATCTCGGCCCGCCTCCGCGAGGCGTCCCGCAGCGCGGCGCAGATCCCCCTGGGCGGGCCGATGGAGGGTTTCGCGGTCCCGCTGATCGCCCGTGGGCAGCGGCTCGGCACCCTGGCGGTGGGGCGGCACCAGCGCCACCGGCACGACCCGGACGAGGTGGCCGTCCTGGAGGACGTGGCCCGGCGGGCCGCGCTGGCCATCGAGAATGCCCGCATCCACGCCGAACGCCGCCGGGTGGCGCAGACGCTCCAGCAGTCTCTGCTGCCGCCGGTGCTACCGCTGGTGGACGGAATCGGCTTCGCCGCCGAGTACGTCCCGACCGGCGACGACGCCGAGGTGGGGGGCGACTTCTACGACGTGGTGCCGCTGCCCGACGGGCGCTGGCTGGTGGTGATCGGTGACGTCTCGGGCAAGGGTGTCCAGGCCGCCGCGGTGACCGGGCTGGTCCGGGACGTGATCCGGGTGCTGGTCGGCGACGGCAAGCCGTTGCCGGAGGCGCTGGCGCGGCTCAACGAGACTCTCGTCGAGCGCGGTGGCGGCCGTTACTGCACGCTGGCGCTGGCAGCGGTCGGGCCGGGCGAGGGCGACCAGTTGGACGTGTCGCTGCACCTCGCCGGGCACGACCGGCCGGTGCTGCTGGCCGCGGCGGGCGGCGCCGGGTTCGTCGGCACCGGCGGCACCGCGCTCGGCCTGCTCGACACGATCACCTCGCCGACGGCGGAGATCACGCTCGGGCCGGGCGACTCGCTGATCTTCTACACCGATGGCGTCACCGAGCGGCGGCGTGGCCGCGAGTTGTTCGGCACCGACCGGCTGCGCGACGCCGCCGCGCCCCTGGCCGGATACTCGGCCGACGTGGTGGCCGCCCGGCTGCGCGCCGCGGCGATCAACTTCTCGGTCGAGCCACCCCGGGACGACATCGCCGTCCTGGTGCTGCGCAACGACGCGACCTGA